In Dama dama isolate Ldn47 chromosome 9, ASM3311817v1, whole genome shotgun sequence, the following proteins share a genomic window:
- the C9H19orf53 gene encoding leydig cell tumor 10 kDa protein homolog — protein MAQGQRKFQAQKPAKSKAAAASARNRGPRKGGRVIAPKKARIVQQQQLKKNLEVGIRKKIEHDVVMKASTSLPKKLALLKASTKKKEASSSTKMPA, from the exons ATGGCGCAGGGGCAGCGCAAGTTTCAGGCGCAGAAGCCAGCGAAGAGCAAGGCGGCGGCGGCTTCGGCGCGGAACCGGGGCCCGAGGAAGGGCG GTCGCGTTATCGCACCCAAGAAGGCACGCAtcgtgcagcagcagcagctcaagaAG AACCTGGAGGTTGGGATCCGGAAGAAGATTGAACATGACGTGGTGATGAAAGCCAGCACCAGCCTGCCCAAAAAGCTGGCGCTTTTGAAGGCCAGCACCAAGAAGAAGGAGGCCTCTTCCTCCACCAAGATGCCTGCCTAG
- the MRI1 gene encoding methylthioribose-1-phosphate isomerase codes for MTLEAIRYSRGSLKILDQLLLPQQSRYEAVGTVRQAWEAIRAMKVRGAPAIALVGCLSLAVELQAGAGGPGLAALVAFVRDALSFLVTARPTAVNMARAARDLADLAAQEAEREGATEEAVRERVICWAEDMLEKDLRDNRSIGDLGAHHILKRAAPQGGKVTVLTHCNTGALATAGYGTALGVIRSLHNLGRLEHAFCTETRPYNQGARLTAFELVYEQIPATLIADSMAAAAMAHRGVSAVVVGADRVVASGDTANKVGTYQLAIVAKHHGIPFYVAAPSSSCDLRLETGQEIVIEERPGQELTNVNGVRIAAPGIGVWNPAFDVTPHDLITGGIITELGVFAPEELRAALSTTIS; via the exons ATGACTTTGGAGGCCATCCGCTACTCGCGGGGCTCGCTGAAGATCCTCGACCAGCTGCTGCTGCCCCAGCAGAGCCGCTATGAGGCTGTGGGCACGGTGCGCCAGGCCTGGGAGGCCATCCGCGCTATGAAG GTGCGCGGCGCCCCAGCCATTGCCCTCGTGGGCTGCCTCAGCCTCGCCGTGGAGCTGCAGGCGGGCGCCGGGGGACCTGGCCTTGCCGCACTCGTGGCCTTCGTCCGGGACGCGCTGAGCTTCCTTGTCACCGCCCGGCCCACCGCCGTCAACATGGCCCGCGCCGCCCGGGACCTGGCCGACCTCGCGGCCCAGGAGGCGGAGCGGGAGGGCGCAACGGAGGAGGCGGTCCGAGAGAG AGTGATCTGCTGGGCCGAGGACATGCTGGAAAAAGACCTCCGGGACAATCGGAGCATCGGGGACCTGGGAGCCCACCACATCCTAAAGCGGGCAGCACCCCAGGGTGGCAAGGTGACCGTGCTGACCCACTGCAACACTGGTGCGCTGGCCACCGCTGGCTATGGCACAGCCCTAG GTGTGATCCGCTCACTGCATAACCTGGGCCGTCTGGAGCACGCCTTCTGCACGGAGACCCGGCCCTACAACCAGGGAGCCCGGCTGACGGCCTTCGAGCTGGTCTACGAGCAGATCCCTGCCACGCTCATCGCTGACAGCATGGCGGCAGCCGCCATGGCCCACCGAGGCGTGTCAG CTGTTGTCGTGGGAGCCGACCGCGTGGTTGCCAGTGGTGACACAGCCAACAAAGTGGGCACCTACCAGCTAGCCATCGTGGCCAAGCACCACGGCATCCCCTTCTATGTGGCTGCCCCCAGCTCCTCGTGTGACCTCCGCCTGGAGACAGGCCAGGAGATCGTCATTGAGGAGCGTCCCGGTCAGGAGCTGACCAACGTCAATGGGGTCAGGATTGCGGCACCAG GAATTGGAGTTTGGAATCCTGCCTTTGATGTCACCCCTCACGACCTCATCACTGGTGGCATCATCACAGAGCTGGGCGTCTTTGCCCCCGAGGAGCTCCGGGCAGCCCTTAGTACCACCATCTCCTGA
- the YJU2B gene encoding probable splicing factor YJU2B — translation MGERKGVNKYYPPDFNPEKHGSLNRYHNSHPLRERARKLSQGILIIRFEMPYNIWCDGCKNHIGMGVRYNAEKKKVGNYYTTPIYRFRMKCHLCVNYIEMQTDPANCDYVIVSGAQRKEERWDMEDNEQVLTTEHEKKQKLEMDAMFRLEHGEADRSTLKKALPTLSHIQEAQSAWKDDFALNSMLRKRFREKKKAMQEEEERDQALQAKASLAIPLVPETEDDRRLAALLKFHTLDSYEDKQKLKRTEIISRSWFPSTPGASASSSSGSNSSKASSVLKKLAQNRRATPTSAPVTMGHLGIVRRRSREVPESPQHPAETFKSGEPQVPEGANQNRPASPRDCSLETAETPRNSGPLGQEESCQDRPQPPPDTAPEAANPQDTPQPCSLGSSLVADYSGSESE, via the exons ATG GGTGAAAGGAAAGGCGTAAACAAGTACTACCCTCCAGATTTCAACCCTGAGAAG CATGGCTCCCTCAACAGATACCACAACAGCCACCCACTTCGGGAGCGGGCTCGGAAGCTGTCCCAGGGCATCCTCATCATCAG GTTTGAGATGCCCTATAACATCTGGTGCGACGGCTGCAAGAACCACATCGGCATGG GTGTTCGTTACAATGCAGAGAAGAAGAAGGTTGGCAATTACTACACGACCCCGATCTACAG ATTCAGGATGAAATGCCACCTCTGTGTCAACTACATCGAGATGCAGACGGACCCCGCCAACTGTGACTACGTGATTGTGAGCGGCGCCCAGCGCAAGGAGGAGCGCTGGGACATGGAGGACAATGAACAGGTGCTGACCACAG AGCAcgagaagaagcagaagctggagatGGACGCCATGTTCCGCCTGGAGCACGGCGAGGCTGACCGGAGCACACTCAAGAAGGCCCTCCCCACCCTGAGCCACATCCAGGAGGCCCAGAGCGCCTGGAAGGACGACTTCGCCCTCAACAGCATGCTTCGGAAGAGGTTCCGG gaaaagaaaaaagccatgcaggaggaggaggagagggaccaGGCACTGCAGGCCAAGGCCAGCCTGGCCATCCCGCTGGTGCCGGAGACAGAGGATGACCGTAGACTGGCCGCCCTGCTGAAGTTCCACACCCTAGACT CGTACGAGGACAAGCAGAAGCTCAAGCGGACAGAGATCATCAGCCGCTCCTGGTTCCCCTCCACCCCGGGAGCCAgcgccagcagcagcagcggcagcaacagcagcaaagcCAGCAGCGTCCTGAAGAAACTGGCCCAGAACCGCAGAGCCACTCCCACCAGCGCCCCCGTCACCATGGGGCACCTGGGCATCGTGCGGCGGCGGTCCCGGGAGGTCCCAGAGAGCCCCCAGCACCCGGCCGAAACCTTCAAGTCTGGGGAGCCACAGGTGCCAGAGGGGGCCAACCAGAACAGGCCTGCCTCCCCCCGAGACTGCTCTCTGGAGACAGCCGAGACCCCTAGGAACAGCGGGCcactggggcaggaggagagctgTCAGGACAGGCCCCAGCCCCCTCCAGACACCGCCCCCGAGGCAGCCAACCCCCAGGACACACCACAGCCCTGCAGCCTCGGCTCCTCACTTGTGGCTGACTATTCCGGCTCCGAGAGCGAGTGA